One genomic segment of Pseudomonas chlororaphis subsp. aurantiaca includes these proteins:
- a CDS encoding helix-turn-helix transcriptional regulator, translating to MTSPAQDPALDNFRTIADAIATLFFPHAEVVLHDLRTQKIDYIANNISKREVGDDAALDDMLGEDSNERNIGPYEKLNWDGQKIRSLSSVLRDSNGQPLAVLCINLNISLFENAKAALDLFLSPSKLIPQPDSLFRDDWQERINTFLHNWLRERQLGLNLLTREHKRELVLALHAEGAFKGKSAANYVANVLNMGRATVYKHLKELKG from the coding sequence ATGACCTCACCCGCGCAGGACCCTGCCCTGGACAACTTCCGGACGATCGCCGACGCCATCGCCACGCTGTTCTTCCCCCATGCCGAGGTGGTGCTCCACGACCTGCGCACGCAGAAGATCGACTACATCGCCAACAACATCTCCAAGCGCGAAGTGGGCGACGATGCGGCCCTGGACGACATGCTCGGCGAGGACAGCAACGAGCGGAATATCGGCCCCTATGAAAAGCTCAACTGGGACGGCCAGAAGATCCGCAGCCTCAGCAGCGTGCTGCGCGACAGCAACGGCCAGCCGCTGGCGGTGCTGTGCATCAACCTGAATATTTCGCTGTTCGAGAATGCCAAGGCGGCGCTGGACCTGTTCCTCTCGCCGAGCAAACTGATCCCGCAACCGGACTCACTGTTTCGCGACGACTGGCAGGAGCGCATCAACACTTTCCTGCACAACTGGCTGCGCGAACGGCAGCTGGGTCTGAACCTGCTGACCCGCGAACACAAGCGCGAACTGGTACTGGCGTTGCACGCCGAAGGCGCGTTCAAGGGCAAAAGCGCCGCCAACTATGTGGCCAACGTGCTGAACATGGGGCGGGCGACGGTGTACAAGCACCTGAAGGAATTGAAGGGCTGA
- a CDS encoding NAD(P)/FAD-dependent oxidoreductase — MTQADFIIIGGGIAGASTGYWLSRHGRVLVLERESHPAYHSTGRSAALYTAAYGTPQVRALTLASRDFFDAPPQGFCEHPLLSPRGEMTVDFTGDPTELNNQYLSAKATVPEMQLLSADEACARLPILRREKVHGALYDPSASDIDTDALHQGYLRGIRRNQGEVRTDCEVLGLSRDQQGQWQVQTAGQTFSAPILINAAGAWADQVGAMAGARPLGLQPKRRAAFIFAGPEGVDSHHWPMLVSLDESFYMKPDAGMFLGSPANADPVEPHDVQPEELDIAMGIYQIEEATTLTIRRPTRTWAGLRSFVSDGDLLAGFDTQVPGLFWVAAQGGYGIQTSPAMGQASAALVRGEALPEQLARFGLDAAMLSPARLG, encoded by the coding sequence ATGACCCAGGCAGACTTCATCATCATCGGCGGCGGCATCGCCGGGGCATCCACCGGCTACTGGCTGTCGCGCCATGGCCGGGTGCTGGTGCTGGAGCGCGAATCGCACCCGGCCTACCACTCCACCGGGCGCTCCGCGGCGCTCTATACCGCAGCCTATGGCACACCCCAGGTGCGCGCCCTGACCCTTGCCAGCCGGGACTTTTTCGATGCTCCGCCGCAAGGTTTCTGCGAGCACCCGCTGCTGAGCCCGCGTGGCGAAATGACCGTGGACTTCACTGGCGACCCCACCGAGCTGAACAATCAGTACCTGAGCGCCAAGGCCACGGTGCCGGAAATGCAACTGCTGAGCGCCGACGAAGCCTGCGCGCGCCTGCCGATCCTGCGCCGCGAGAAGGTCCATGGCGCCCTCTACGACCCGAGCGCCAGCGACATCGACACCGACGCCCTGCACCAGGGTTACCTGCGCGGCATCCGGCGCAACCAGGGCGAGGTGCGCACCGACTGTGAAGTGCTGGGGCTGAGCCGCGACCAACAAGGCCAATGGCAGGTCCAGACCGCCGGCCAGACCTTCAGCGCGCCCATCCTGATCAACGCCGCCGGGGCCTGGGCCGACCAGGTCGGCGCCATGGCCGGCGCCCGGCCCCTGGGCCTGCAGCCGAAACGCCGCGCGGCCTTTATCTTCGCCGGGCCCGAAGGCGTCGATAGCCATCACTGGCCGATGCTGGTGAGCCTCGACGAATCCTTCTACATGAAGCCCGACGCCGGCATGTTCCTCGGCTCGCCGGCCAACGCCGACCCGGTGGAACCCCACGATGTGCAACCGGAAGAACTGGACATCGCCATGGGTATCTACCAGATCGAAGAAGCCACCACCCTGACCATTCGCCGCCCGACCCGCACCTGGGCCGGCCTGCGCAGCTTCGTCAGCGACGGCGACCTGCTGGCCGGCTTCGACACCCAGGTCCCGGGCCTGTTCTGGGTCGCCGCGCAAGGCGGCTACGGCATCCAGACCTCGCCGGCCATGGGCCAGGCCAGCGCCGCCCTGGTGCGTGGCGAAGCCTTGCCCGAGCAACTGGCGCGCTTTGGCCTGGACGCCGCCATGCTCTCCCCTGCCCGCCTCGGCTGA
- a CDS encoding ornithine cyclodeaminase family protein — translation MSSTPCVITQPQARQLLAQVDVPQILRKLFHDLAAGLAVQPAQQLVEFPQGAGDFINYLGVLAEERVYGVKTSPYIVRAEGPLVTAWTLLMSMDSGQPLLLCDAGELTTARTAATTAVAVDALAPAAARHLAIIGSGPVAQAHLHYVKALREWQSIRLYSPGLAGKSAEDIARLKALDPRLQIVSQLDDALQDADVIMLCTSSAGPVIDPRTLHKPALITSISTNAPRAHEVPPTALKDLQVYCDYRQTTPGSAGEMLIAGEQHGWDKGAILGDLPELLSDLAQRPEPGRHVLFRSIGLGLEDIALANALYRLQRTHSIPTEHL, via the coding sequence ATGTCCAGCACGCCTTGCGTGATTACCCAGCCTCAAGCCCGCCAGTTGCTGGCGCAGGTCGACGTCCCGCAGATCCTGCGCAAGCTGTTCCACGACCTGGCCGCCGGGCTTGCGGTGCAGCCGGCGCAGCAACTGGTGGAGTTTCCCCAGGGCGCCGGGGACTTCATCAACTACCTGGGCGTGCTGGCCGAAGAGCGGGTCTACGGGGTCAAGACCTCGCCCTATATCGTTCGCGCCGAAGGCCCGCTGGTCACCGCCTGGACCCTGCTGATGTCCATGGACAGCGGCCAGCCGCTGCTGCTCTGCGATGCTGGCGAACTGACCACCGCGCGCACCGCGGCCACCACCGCCGTGGCCGTCGATGCCCTGGCGCCGGCTGCTGCCCGGCACCTGGCGATCATCGGCAGCGGCCCCGTGGCCCAGGCGCACCTGCATTACGTGAAAGCCCTGCGCGAGTGGCAATCCATCCGCCTGTACTCCCCTGGCCTGGCCGGAAAATCCGCCGAGGACATCGCACGCCTGAAGGCCCTCGACCCACGCCTGCAGATCGTCAGCCAGCTCGATGACGCCTTGCAGGACGCCGACGTCATCATGCTCTGCACCTCCTCCGCCGGCCCGGTGATCGACCCGCGAACCTTGCACAAACCAGCGCTGATCACCTCCATCAGCACCAACGCACCGCGGGCCCATGAAGTGCCGCCCACCGCGCTGAAGGACCTGCAGGTGTATTGCGACTATCGTCAGACCACCCCCGGCTCGGCCGGCGAGATGCTGATCGCCGGCGAACAGCATGGCTGGGACAAGGGCGCGATTCTCGGCGACCTGCCCGAACTGCTCAGCGACCTGGCCCAACGACCGGAGCCGGGGCGCCACGTGCTCTTCCGCTCCATCGGCCTGGGCCTGGAAGACATTGCCCTGGCCAATGCGCTGTACCGCTTGCAACGCACTCACTCAATACCGACGGAACACCTGTAG
- the rhlB gene encoding ATP-dependent RNA helicase RhlB: MTVLKALKKIFGKSEAEQLAPGSSPSSSSPSSRTDGHQPERTAPAPVAKPEPVTAAAPTAQTAPRGDKPKAEQPRRPRAPKPPVSTWKLEDFVVEPQEGKTRFHDFKLAPELMHAIHDLGFPYCTPIQAQVLGFTLAGKDAIGRAQTGTGKTAAFLISIITQLLQTPPPKERYMGEPRALIIAPTRELVVQIAKDAASLTKYTGLNVMTFVGGMDFDKQLKHLEARHCDILVATPGRLLDFNQRGDVHLDMVEVMVLDEADRMLDMGFIPQVRQIIRQTPPKSERQTLLFSATFTDDVMNLAKQWTTDPAIVEIEAENVANANVEQHIYAVAGADKYKLLYNLVNDNGWERVMVFANRKDEVRRIEERLVRDGVNAAQLSGDVPQHKRIKTLEGFREGKIRVLVATDVAGRGIHIDGISHVINFTLPEVPDDYVHRIGRTGRAGADGVSISFAGEDDSYQLPSIEALLGRKISCEMPPTELLRPVERKNARKPDRE; the protein is encoded by the coding sequence ATGACCGTGCTCAAAGCACTCAAGAAAATCTTCGGTAAAAGCGAGGCTGAGCAGCTCGCGCCAGGCTCCAGCCCATCTTCCTCCAGCCCCAGCAGCCGTACCGACGGCCATCAGCCGGAACGGACCGCGCCTGCCCCCGTGGCCAAGCCAGAGCCGGTGACCGCAGCCGCCCCGACGGCCCAGACCGCGCCGCGCGGCGACAAGCCCAAGGCCGAACAGCCGCGCCGCCCACGCGCACCGAAACCACCGGTGAGCACCTGGAAACTGGAAGACTTCGTCGTCGAACCACAGGAAGGCAAGACCCGCTTCCACGACTTCAAACTCGCGCCGGAACTGATGCACGCGATCCACGACCTGGGTTTCCCCTACTGCACGCCGATCCAGGCGCAGGTACTGGGTTTCACCCTGGCCGGCAAAGACGCCATCGGCCGCGCCCAGACCGGTACCGGCAAGACCGCCGCGTTCCTGATCTCGATCATCACCCAGCTGCTGCAGACCCCACCGCCGAAAGAGCGCTACATGGGCGAGCCGCGGGCGCTGATCATCGCGCCGACCCGCGAACTGGTGGTGCAGATCGCCAAGGATGCGGCCAGCCTGACCAAATACACCGGCCTCAATGTGATGACCTTTGTCGGCGGCATGGACTTCGACAAACAGCTCAAGCACCTCGAAGCCCGCCATTGCGACATCCTGGTCGCCACCCCGGGCCGCCTGCTGGACTTCAACCAGCGCGGCGACGTGCACCTGGACATGGTCGAAGTGATGGTGCTGGACGAAGCCGACCGCATGCTCGACATGGGCTTCATCCCCCAGGTACGCCAGATCATTCGCCAGACCCCGCCGAAAAGCGAACGCCAGACCCTGCTGTTCTCCGCCACCTTCACCGACGACGTGATGAACCTGGCCAAGCAGTGGACCACCGACCCGGCCATCGTCGAGATCGAAGCCGAGAACGTGGCCAACGCCAACGTCGAACAGCACATCTACGCGGTGGCCGGCGCCGACAAATACAAGCTGCTGTACAACCTGGTCAACGACAACGGCTGGGAACGGGTCATGGTCTTCGCCAACCGCAAGGATGAAGTGCGGCGCATCGAAGAACGCCTGGTACGCGACGGCGTGAACGCCGCCCAGCTGTCCGGCGACGTGCCGCAGCACAAGCGCATCAAGACCCTGGAAGGCTTCCGCGAAGGCAAGATCCGCGTGCTGGTGGCCACCGATGTCGCCGGTCGCGGCATCCACATCGACGGCATCAGCCACGTGATCAACTTCACCCTGCCGGAAGTGCCGGACGACTACGTGCACCGTATCGGCCGTACTGGCCGGGCTGGCGCCGACGGCGTGTCCATCAGCTTCGCCGGCGAGGACGACTCCTATCAGCTGCCGTCGATCGAGGCGCTGCTGGGCCGCAAGATCAGCTGCGAAATGCCGCCGACCGAGCTGCTGCGCCCCGTGGAGCGCAAGAACGCCCGGAAGCCTGATCGCGAGTGA
- a CDS encoding alpha/beta hydrolase encodes MTEPLILQPSKPVDACVIWLHGLGADRYDFLPVAEALQESLLTTRFVLPQAPTRAVTINGGYAMPSWYDILAMSPARAINREQLEESAKRLSDLIEEQRASGIDPSRIFLAGFSQGGAVVLHTAFLKWQGPLGGVLALSTYAPTFSDELELSASQQRIPTLCLHGQYDEVVQNSMGRTAYEYLKHHGVTATWQEYPMGHEVLPEEIRDIGAWLGERLR; translated from the coding sequence ATGACCGAACCCTTGATTCTTCAGCCCAGCAAGCCCGTCGATGCCTGTGTGATCTGGCTCCATGGCCTGGGCGCCGACCGCTACGACTTCCTGCCGGTGGCCGAAGCGCTGCAGGAAAGCCTGCTGACCACCCGCTTCGTCCTGCCCCAGGCACCGACCCGCGCCGTGACCATCAATGGCGGTTATGCCATGCCCAGCTGGTACGACATTCTGGCCATGAGCCCGGCGCGCGCGATCAACCGCGAACAGCTGGAGGAGTCGGCAAAACGCCTGAGCGACCTGATCGAAGAACAGCGCGCCAGCGGAATAGACCCTTCGCGGATTTTCCTCGCCGGTTTTTCCCAGGGTGGCGCGGTCGTCCTGCACACCGCCTTCCTTAAATGGCAGGGTCCGCTGGGTGGCGTGCTTGCCCTCTCCACCTATGCCCCGACTTTCAGCGATGAACTCGAACTGTCGGCCAGCCAGCAACGGATTCCGACCCTGTGCCTGCACGGCCAGTACGACGAGGTGGTGCAGAACTCCATGGGCCGTACCGCCTACGAGTACCTGAAACACCATGGTGTCACCGCGACCTGGCAGGAATACCCAATGGGGCACGAAGTGTTACCCGAAGAAATTCGCGATATCGGCGCCTGGCTCGGCGAGCGTTTGCGCTGA
- a CDS encoding amino acid ABC transporter substrate-binding protein, producing MKMLKSTLAVVTAAAVLGMSGFAQAGATLDAVQKKGFVQCGVSDGLPGFSVPDATGKILGIDADVCRAVAAAVFGDATKVKFSQLNAKERFTALQSGEIDVLSRNTTWTSSRDAGMGLVFAGVTYYDGIGFLVNNKLGVKSAKELDGATICIQAGTTTELNVSDYFRGNGLKYTPITFDTSDESAKSLESGRCDVLTSDKSQLYAQRSKLATPTDYVVLPETISKEPLGPVVRKGDEEWFSIVKWTLFAMLNAEEAGITSKNVEAEAKSTKNPDVARLLGADGEYGKDLKLPKDWVVQIVKQVGNYGEVFEKNLGKSTPLAIDRGLNALWNNGGIQYAPPVR from the coding sequence ATGAAGATGTTGAAATCCACCCTGGCTGTGGTCACGGCCGCCGCGGTACTGGGCATGAGTGGCTTCGCGCAGGCGGGTGCGACCCTGGATGCCGTGCAGAAGAAAGGCTTCGTGCAGTGCGGTGTGAGCGACGGTCTGCCGGGCTTCTCGGTACCGGACGCCACCGGCAAGATCCTCGGCATCGACGCCGACGTCTGCCGCGCCGTGGCCGCCGCGGTATTCGGCGATGCAACCAAAGTGAAATTCAGCCAGTTGAATGCCAAGGAGCGTTTCACCGCGCTGCAATCGGGCGAGATCGACGTACTGTCGCGCAACACCACCTGGACCAGCTCCCGCGACGCGGGCATGGGCCTGGTGTTCGCCGGCGTGACCTACTACGACGGCATCGGTTTCCTGGTGAACAACAAGCTGGGCGTGAAAAGCGCCAAGGAACTGGACGGCGCGACCATCTGCATCCAGGCCGGTACCACCACTGAACTGAACGTGTCCGACTACTTCCGTGGCAACGGCCTGAAATACACCCCGATCACCTTCGACACCTCCGATGAAAGCGCCAAGTCGCTGGAATCCGGCCGTTGCGACGTGCTGACCTCCGACAAGTCCCAGCTCTACGCACAGCGCAGCAAGCTGGCGACCCCGACCGACTACGTCGTGCTGCCGGAAACCATTTCCAAGGAGCCGCTGGGCCCGGTGGTGCGTAAAGGCGACGAAGAGTGGTTCAGCATCGTCAAGTGGACCCTGTTCGCCATGCTCAATGCCGAAGAGGCCGGCATCACCTCGAAGAACGTCGAGGCTGAAGCCAAGTCCACCAAGAACCCGGACGTCGCTCGCCTGCTGGGCGCCGACGGTGAATACGGCAAGGACCTGAAGCTGCCCAAGGACTGGGTAGTACAGATCGTCAAGCAAGTCGGCAACTACGGTGAAGTGTTCGAGAAGAACCTCGGCAAGAGCACTCCACTGGCCATCGACCGCGGCCTGAATGCGCTGTGGAACAACGGCGGCATTCAATACGCACCACCTGTGCGCTGA
- a CDS encoding amino acid ABC transporter permease, with protein sequence MQNSIGAPKQRLSLSDPRVRAWLFQIVTIVAVISLGWFLFNNTQTNLAHRGITSGFDFLERSAGFGIAQHLISYTEADSYARVFVIGLLNTLLVTFIGVILATILGFIIGVARLSQNWIISKLATVYVEVFRNIPPLLQILFWYFAVFLTMPGPRNSHNFGDSFFVSSRGLNMPAALIADGFWPFVISLVVAIVAIVLMCRWANKRFEDTGAPFHKFWTGLALFLAIPALCTLIFGAPVHWEMPELRGFNFVGGWVLIPELLALTLALTVYTAAFIAEIVRSGIKSVSHGQTEAARSLGLRNGPTLRKVIIPQALRVIIPPLTSQYLNLAKNSSLAAGIGYPEMVSLFAGTVLNQTGQAIEVIAITMSVYLAISISISLLMNWYNKRIALIER encoded by the coding sequence ATGCAAAATTCAATCGGCGCACCAAAGCAGAGGCTCAGTCTCAGCGATCCACGAGTGCGTGCGTGGTTATTCCAGATCGTCACGATTGTCGCGGTGATCTCGCTGGGCTGGTTCCTGTTCAACAACACTCAAACCAACCTCGCGCACCGGGGGATCACTTCCGGTTTCGACTTCCTCGAGCGCAGCGCCGGCTTCGGCATCGCTCAGCACCTGATCTCCTACACCGAAGCGGACAGTTATGCCCGGGTGTTCGTGATCGGCCTGCTCAATACCTTGCTGGTAACCTTCATCGGCGTGATCCTGGCGACCATCCTCGGTTTCATCATCGGTGTGGCGCGCCTGTCGCAGAACTGGATCATCAGCAAACTGGCGACCGTGTATGTGGAAGTGTTCCGCAACATTCCGCCGCTGCTGCAGATCCTGTTCTGGTATTTCGCGGTGTTCCTGACCATGCCGGGGCCGCGCAACAGCCACAACTTCGGTGACAGCTTCTTCGTCAGCAGCCGCGGCCTGAACATGCCGGCGGCCTTGATCGCCGACGGCTTCTGGCCGTTCGTGATCAGCCTGGTGGTGGCCATAGTCGCCATTGTGCTGATGTGCCGCTGGGCCAACAAGCGCTTCGAAGACACCGGCGCGCCGTTCCACAAGTTCTGGACCGGCCTGGCGCTGTTCCTGGCGATCCCGGCGCTGTGCACGCTGATTTTCGGCGCCCCGGTGCATTGGGAAATGCCGGAGCTCAGGGGCTTCAACTTCGTCGGTGGCTGGGTGCTGATCCCGGAACTGCTGGCCCTGACCCTGGCCCTGACCGTCTACACCGCGGCGTTCATCGCCGAGATCGTGCGTTCGGGGATCAAGTCGGTGAGCCATGGCCAGACCGAGGCGGCCCGTTCCCTCGGCCTGCGCAACGGTCCGACGCTGCGCAAGGTGATCATCCCGCAGGCCCTGCGGGTGATCATTCCGCCGCTGACCAGCCAATACCTGAACCTGGCGAAGAACTCGTCCCTGGCGGCCGGTATCGGTTACCCGGAAATGGTTTCGCTGTTCGCCGGTACCGTGCTCAACCAGACCGGCCAGGCCATCGAAGTCATTGCCATCACCATGAGCGTGTACCTGGCGATCAGCATCAGCATTTCCCTGCTGATGAACTGGTACAACAAGCGCATTGCGCTGATCGAGCGGTGA
- a CDS encoding amino acid ABC transporter permease, whose product MSTHTFKPDMPPPSSSIGIVAWMRAHMFSSWINTLLTLFAFYLIYLVVPPILSWAIFDANWVGTTRADCTKEGACWVFIQQRFGQFMYGYYPMDLRWRVDLTVWLAVIGVAPLFIARVPHKAIYGLSFLVLYPIIAYFLLHGGLFGMANVATSQWGGLMLTLVIATVGIAGALPLGIVLALGRRSNMPAIRVVCVTFIEFWRGVPLITVLFMSSVMLPLFLPEGMNFDKLLRALIGVILFQSAYIAEVVRGGLQAIPKGQYEAAAAMGLGYWRSMGLVILPQALKLVIPGIVNTFIALFKDTSLVIIIGLFDLLNSVKQAAADPKWLGMATEGYVFAALVFWIFCFGMSRYSMYLERKLDTGHKR is encoded by the coding sequence ATGAGCACTCATACTTTCAAACCCGACATGCCACCACCGAGCAGCAGCATCGGGATCGTGGCGTGGATGCGGGCGCACATGTTCTCCAGCTGGATCAACACCCTGCTGACCCTGTTTGCCTTCTACCTGATCTACCTGGTGGTGCCGCCGATCCTCAGCTGGGCGATTTTCGACGCCAACTGGGTGGGCACCACCCGCGCCGACTGCACCAAGGAAGGCGCCTGCTGGGTGTTCATCCAGCAGCGCTTCGGCCAGTTCATGTACGGCTACTACCCGATGGACCTGCGCTGGCGCGTGGACCTGACCGTGTGGCTGGCGGTGATCGGCGTGGCGCCCCTGTTCATCGCCCGGGTTCCGCACAAGGCCATCTACGGCCTGAGCTTCCTGGTGCTGTACCCGATCATTGCCTACTTCCTGCTGCACGGCGGTCTCTTTGGCATGGCCAATGTCGCCACCAGCCAGTGGGGCGGCCTGATGCTGACCCTGGTGATCGCCACCGTCGGTATCGCCGGCGCCTTGCCGCTGGGCATCGTGCTGGCATTGGGACGACGCTCGAACATGCCGGCGATTCGTGTGGTCTGCGTGACCTTCATCGAGTTCTGGCGCGGCGTGCCGCTGATCACCGTGCTGTTCATGTCCTCGGTGATGCTGCCGCTGTTCCTGCCCGAAGGCATGAACTTCGACAAGCTGCTGCGGGCGTTGATCGGGGTGATCCTGTTCCAGTCGGCCTACATCGCCGAAGTGGTGCGCGGCGGGCTGCAGGCGATTCCCAAGGGGCAGTACGAAGCGGCCGCGGCCATGGGCCTGGGCTACTGGCGCAGCATGGGCCTGGTGATCCTGCCGCAAGCCCTGAAGCTGGTGATCCCCGGCATCGTCAACACCTTCATCGCCCTGTTCAAGGACACCAGCCTGGTGATCATCATCGGCCTGTTCGACCTGCTCAACAGCGTGAAACAAGCCGCCGCCGACCCGAAATGGCTGGGCATGGCCACCGAAGGCTATGTCTTCGCGGCCCTGGTGTTCTGGATTTTCTGTTTTGGTATGTCCCGCTACTCCATGTATCTGGAGCGTAAGTTGGACACAGGCCACAAGCGTTAG
- a CDS encoding amino acid ABC transporter ATP-binding protein, whose product MSEAIKKPVGPEGIIQMQGVNKWYGQFHVLKDINLNVKQGERIVLCGPSGSGKSTTIRCLNRLEEHQQGRIVVDGVELTNDLKQIEAIRREVGMVFQHFNLFPHLTILQNCTLAPMWVRKMPKRKAEEIAMHYLERVRIPEQAHKYPGQLSGGQQQRVAIARALCMKPKIMLFDEPTSALDPEMVKEVLDTMIGLAEDGMTMLCVTHEMGFARTVANRVIFMDKGEIVEQAAPNDFFDNPQNERTKLFLSQILH is encoded by the coding sequence ATGAGTGAAGCGATCAAAAAGCCTGTGGGCCCTGAAGGCATTATTCAGATGCAGGGCGTGAACAAGTGGTACGGCCAGTTCCACGTGCTCAAGGACATCAACCTCAACGTCAAGCAGGGCGAGCGTATCGTCCTGTGCGGGCCTTCGGGCTCGGGCAAATCCACCACCATCCGCTGCCTGAACCGCCTGGAAGAACACCAGCAGGGCCGGATCGTGGTCGATGGCGTGGAGCTGACCAACGACCTCAAGCAGATCGAAGCGATCCGCCGTGAAGTCGGCATGGTGTTCCAGCACTTCAACCTGTTCCCGCACCTGACCATTCTGCAGAACTGCACCCTGGCGCCGATGTGGGTACGCAAGATGCCCAAGCGCAAGGCCGAGGAAATCGCCATGCATTACCTGGAGCGCGTGCGCATTCCGGAGCAGGCGCACAAGTACCCGGGCCAGCTCTCCGGTGGTCAGCAGCAGCGTGTGGCAATTGCCCGGGCGCTGTGCATGAAGCCGAAGATCATGCTGTTCGACGAGCCGACGTCGGCCCTCGACCCGGAGATGGTGAAAGAGGTTCTGGACACCATGATCGGCCTGGCCGAAGACGGCATGACCATGCTCTGCGTGACCCACGAAATGGGCTTCGCCCGTACCGTGGCCAACCGGGTGATCTTCATGGACAAGGGCGAAATCGTCGAACAGGCCGCGCCTAACGACTTCTTCGACAACCCGCAGAACGAGCGGACCAAGCTGTTCCTGAGCCAGATCCTGCACTGA
- a CDS encoding type II toxin-antitoxin system MqsA family antitoxin, with protein sequence MKQRQCVSCGAPASMQPFNNRSELIDYKHLLRQVDGLDGWECQACGEVEFDPASAARYASAGDQLLEDCRQFMASEMKRIRRKLHLSQKDAVRLLSGGGHNAFSRYERGEVAPPQPLFMLMRLLDRHPELMAEVHALSAQQAPAATDDQPQQPRLATS encoded by the coding sequence ATGAAACAAAGACAATGCGTCAGCTGCGGTGCCCCGGCCAGCATGCAGCCGTTCAACAATCGCAGCGAGCTGATCGATTACAAGCACCTGTTGCGGCAAGTCGATGGCCTGGATGGCTGGGAATGCCAGGCCTGCGGGGAAGTCGAATTCGACCCGGCCAGCGCCGCACGCTACGCCAGCGCCGGCGACCAGTTGCTGGAGGACTGCCGGCAGTTCATGGCCAGCGAGATGAAACGCATCCGCCGCAAGCTGCACCTCTCGCAGAAGGATGCGGTGAGGCTGCTCTCCGGCGGCGGGCATAACGCCTTCTCCCGCTACGAACGCGGCGAGGTCGCCCCACCCCAGCCGCTGTTCATGTTGATGCGCCTGCTCGATCGCCATCCCGAACTGATGGCCGAGGTGCATGCCCTCAGCGCGCAGCAGGCCCCAGCGGCGACCGACGACCAGCCGCAGCAGCCGCGCCTCGCGACTTCATGA
- a CDS encoding type II toxin-antitoxin system MqsR family toxin, whose amino-acid sequence MEKHTPHYDLSVIKADVARLGAAAFTRTALVSGRHLGLTCRDMQQVIAGLQGKMLYKSMTSHLDHRIWQDVYYTHIDSVELYIKVTYRPGGGPPVISFKEKHP is encoded by the coding sequence ATGGAAAAGCACACACCTCATTACGACCTGTCGGTGATCAAGGCGGATGTCGCCCGGCTAGGGGCAGCCGCCTTTACCCGAACCGCCCTGGTCAGCGGCCGGCACCTCGGCCTGACCTGCCGGGACATGCAGCAGGTGATTGCCGGCCTGCAAGGGAAAATGCTCTACAAGTCGATGACCAGCCATCTCGATCATCGAATCTGGCAGGACGTGTATTACACCCACATCGATTCCGTGGAGCTGTACATCAAAGTCACTTACCGCCCCGGCGGCGGTCCCCCAGTGATCTCCTTCAAGGAGAAACACCCATGA
- a CDS encoding FadR/GntR family transcriptional regulator yields the protein MTEISPLIKRSLVDQALEQLRQRINDGVWRIGQRLPTEPELAAELGISRNTVREAMRVLAFSGLVEIRQGDGSYLRAVVDPLDTLKALSQCSLAQARETRQIIETEAIGLAALRRTDQDLLALREALALSGDHYHGDLESYIACDLVFHGRLVDAAHNPTLSELYRYFSSVVGAQLRQTLNIHPRRQAVFDLHIDLLDAVEQRDPERAKAISRQLINEP from the coding sequence ATGACAGAAATTTCTCCTTTGATTAAACGTTCCCTGGTCGATCAGGCCCTGGAACAGTTGCGCCAGCGCATCAATGACGGTGTATGGCGCATCGGCCAGCGCCTACCGACCGAGCCGGAGCTGGCGGCGGAGCTGGGCATCAGCCGCAATACCGTGCGCGAGGCCATGCGGGTCCTGGCGTTTTCCGGCCTGGTGGAGATTCGCCAGGGCGACGGCAGTTACCTGCGCGCGGTGGTCGATCCGCTGGACACCCTCAAGGCGCTGTCTCAGTGCTCCCTGGCGCAGGCGCGCGAAACCCGGCAGATCATCGAGACGGAGGCCATCGGCCTGGCGGCCCTGCGGCGTACCGACCAGGACCTGCTGGCGTTGCGCGAAGCCCTGGCCCTCAGCGGCGATCACTATCACGGCGATCTGGAGAGTTACATCGCCTGCGACCTGGTGTTTCACGGGCGCCTGGTGGACGCCGCGCATAACCCCACTCTCAGCGAGCTGTACCGCTATTTCTCCAGCGTGGTCGGCGCGCAACTGCGCCAGACGCTGAACATCCATCCCCGGCGCCAGGCGGTGTTCGATCTGCACATCGACCTGCTGGACGCCGTCGAGCAGCGCGACCCGGAACGGGCCAAGGCCATTTCCCGGCAGCTGATCAATGAACCTTGA